A single Mangifera indica cultivar Alphonso unplaced genomic scaffold, CATAS_Mindica_2.1 Un_0074, whole genome shotgun sequence DNA region contains:
- the LOC123207385 gene encoding phosphatidylinositol 3-kinase, root isoform-like, giving the protein MGGNEFRFFLSCDINLPVTFRVERLEGNLPSFNSSNSGIDSTAEERRPELYVECALYIDGASFGLPTRTRLESMEPFYCWNELITLSTKYRDLTEHSQLALTVWDVSCEKEEGLVGGATILLFNNKKQLKTGKQKLRLWQGKEADGSLPTATPGKVPRNERGELERLEKLVNKYEHGQIQHVDWLDRLTFRAMERIKERESCRNGNSYLYLVVDFCGFEHRVVFQESGANFLLPPSITSTNELVTVWDPEVGKMNPSEHKQLKLARSLTRGIIDRDLKPSSTERKSIQRILKYPPTRTLSGDEKQLLWKFRFSLMSEKRALTKFLRSVEWSDVQEAKQALELMSKWEMIDVCDALELLSPVFESEEVRAYAVSILERADDEELQCYLLQLVQALRFERSDKSRLSQFLVQRSSSNIELASFLRWYVFVEFHDPVHAKRFYSTHEILAESMTKQLAPGLNGEDGSKLWHSLVRQTELTAQLGSISRDVGNVRGKYQKKIEKLRQLLSGLLSELTYFEEPIRSPLAPHVLITGIVQSESSIFKSALHPLRLTFRTENGGVCKIIFKKGDDIRQDQLVVQMVSLMDRLLKLENLDLHLTPYKVLATGQDEGMLEFIPSRSLALILSEHRSIISYLQKFHPNEHGPFGITAFCLETFIKSCAGYSVITYILGIGDRHLDNLLLRDDGRLFHVDFGYILGRDPKPFPPPMKLCKEMVEAMGGAESQYYTRFKSYCCEAYNILRKSSNLILNLFHLLAGSNIPDIASDPEKGILKLQEKFRLDLDDEACVHFFQDLINESVSALFPQMVETIHRWAQYWR; this is encoded by the exons ATGGGTGGTAACGAGTTCCGGTTCTTCTTGTCGTGTGACATCAATCTCCCTGTGACATTTCGAGTCGAGAGATTAGAAGGAAATCTCCCTTCTTTCAATTCTTCCAATTCGG GAATTGATTCCACTGCTGAAGAGAGAAGACCAGAGTTGTATGTAGAGTGTGCGTTGTACATTGATGGTGCTTCCTTTGGCCTTCCAACAAGAACAAG GTTGGAATCTATGGAACCTTTCTATTGCTGGAATGAACTTATTACCTTGAGTACTAAATATCGGGACTTAACTGAACACTCCCAACTTGCTTTAACA GTTTGGGATGTTTCATGTGAGAAAGAAGAGGGATTGGTTGGTGGGGCTACCATACTTCTCTTTAACAACAAAAAGCAACTTAAAACGGGGAAGCAAAAGCTTAGGCTTTGGCAAGGAAAAGAGGCAGATGGATCATTGCCAACAGCTACACCTGGAAAG GTCCCCAGGAATGAGCGTGGAGAGTTGGAGCGCTTGGAAAAGCTTGTAAATAAGTATGAACATGGGCAAATTCAACATGTTGATTGGCTGGACCGTCTCACATTCAGAGCTATGGAGAGAATCAAGGAGCGTGAAAGCTGTAGAAATGGAAATTCTTACTTATATTTGGTTGTTGATTTCTGTGGTTTCGAACACCGAGTTGTTTTCCAG GAATCAGGAGCAAATTTCTTACTGCCACCTTCCATAACTTCAACGAATGAACTTGTTACAGTTTGGGACCCAGAAGTCGGAAAGATGAATCCCTCTGAGCACAAACAACTAAAGCTGGCTCGGAGTTTAACACGTGGTATCATTGATAGGGACCTTAAACCAAGTTCTACTGAACGGAA GTCAATACAACGAATTCTAAAATACCCACCTACAAGGACTTTGAGTGGAGATGAAAAACAGCTTCTTTGGAAATTCCGTTTTTCATTAATGTCTGAGAAGAGGGCCCTCACAAAGTTTCTCCGAAGTGTTGAATGGAGTGATGTTCAG GAAGCGAAGCAGGCATTGGAACTGATGAGTAAGTGGGAAATGATTGATGTCTGTGATGCACTGGAGCTTCTGTCACCTGTTTTTGAAAGTGAAGAG GTCCGTGCTTATGCTGTCAGTATTCTTGAAAGAGCTGACGATGAAGAGCTCCAGTGTTACTTACTGCAACTAGTTCAAGCTCTTCGATTTGAACGTTCGGATAAATCTCGCCTTTCTCAATTTCTTGTACAACGCT CATCAAGCAACATTGAGTTGGCTAGCTTTCTTCGCTggtatgtttttgttgaatttcatgaCCCCGTCCATGCCAAACGTTTTTATTCCACACATGAGATCCTGGCAGAAAGTATGACTAAG CAATTGGCGCCTGGTTTGAATGGAGAAGACGGATCTAAATTGTGGCACAGTTTGGTCCGCCAGACAGAATTGACGGCTCAATTGGGTTCTATATCAAGAGATGTTGGAAATGTACGAGGCAAATACcagaagaaaattgaaaagctTAGACAGCTTCTTTCTGGTCTTCTTAGTGAACTTACTTATTTTGAAGAG CCAATTCGATCTCCACTGGCTCCACATGTCCTTATTACTGGAATTGTGCAATCGGAGTCATCGATATTTAAAAGTGCATTGCATCCTTTGCGTTTGACTTTCAGAACAGAAAATGGTGGAGTTTGCAAGATTATTTTTAAGAAGGGTGATGATATTCGGCAGGATCAATTA GTTGTCCAAATGGTGTCACTCATGGATCGATTGCTTAAGTTGGAAAATCTTGATCTGCACTTAACTCCATATAAGGTGCTTGCAACCGGACAAGATGAGGGCATGCTGGAATTCATACCATCTCGCTCTTTAGCTTTG ATTCTCTCAGAGCATCGAAGCATTATAAGCTATCTACAAAAGTTTCATCCTAATGAACATGGACCATTTGGAATTACAGCCTTCTGTCTCGAAACATTTATAAAAAGCTGTGCTGGCTATTCTGTTATCACATACATACTGGGTATTGGAGACAg GCATCTAGATAATCTTCTACTTAGGGATGATGGACGTCTTTTCCATGTTGATTTTGGTTATATTCTTGGTCGAGATCCCAAGCCATTCCCGCCGCCTATGAAGCTCTGTAAAGAAATGGTTGAGGCTATGGGTGGAGCAGAAAg CCAATATTACACAAGGTTCAAATCCTATTGTTGCGAAGCATACAACATCCTGCGGAAATCTAGTAATCTTATCTTAAATCTGTTTCATCTGTTGGCGGGTTCTAACATTCCTGACATAGCTTCTGATCCTGAGAAAGGCATTCTTAAG CTTCAAGAGAAGTTTCGGTTGGACTTGGATGATGAGGCCTGTGTGCATTTCTTCCAGGATCTCATAAATGAGAGTGTCAGTGCTCTGTTCCCTCAAATGGTTGAAACTATTCATCGGTGGGCTCAATACTGGCGCTGA
- the LOC123207366 gene encoding 1,4-dihydroxy-2-naphthoyl-CoA synthase, peroxisomal-like isoform X2: MAQVSEKELNSMRRRAATVANHLVPVISSSDCQYIVLNDASMNDSYHRIHGEVPTHKVVWRNECDESGKKFTDIIYKKAVGEGIAKITINRPERRNAFRPQTIKELIWAFNDARDDSSIGVIILTGQGTKAFSSGGDQALRTTDGYADYENFGRLNVLDLQVAGYAVGGGHVLHMVCDLTIAADNAIFGQTGPKVGSFDAGYGSSIMSRLVGPKKAREMWFLARLYTAAEAEKMGLVNTVVPLENLESETIKWCREILRNSPTAIRVLKSALNAVDDGHTGLQALGGDATLLFYGTEEGNEGKTAYVDRRPPDFSKFPRRP; the protein is encoded by the exons ATGGCACAAGTTTCAGAGAAGGAGCTGAATTCAATGAGAAGGAGAGCGGCTACTGTTGCCAACCATCTTGTTCCAGTTATTTCAAGTTCTGATTGCCAGTATATTGTGTTGAATGATGCATCAATGAATGATAGTTATCACCGGATACACGGTGAAGTTCCGACACATAAAGTCGTTTGGAGAAATGAATGCGATGAGTCCGGCAAGAAATTCACTGACATTATCTATAAGAAAGCTGTTGGTGAAGGCATTGCCAAG ATTACGATTAATAGGCCAGAGAGAAGAAATGCGTTTCGGCCACAGACAATTAAAGAGCTTATTTGGGCATTTAACGATGCTAGAGATGATAGTTCAATTGGAGTCATTATTCTTACTGGGCAG GGAACCAAGGCATTTTCTAGTGGTGGTGACCAGGCTTTGAGAACCACAGATGGTTATGctgattatgaaaattttggtcGTCTTAATGTCTTGGATTTGCAG GTTGCAGGTTATGCTGTTGGAGGAGGCCATGTGCTTCACATGGTTTGTGATCTCACCATTGCAGCAGATAATGCTATTTTTGGCCAAACTGGTCCAAAG GTGGGAAGTTTTGATGCTGGTTATGGAAGTTCCATCATGTCTCGCTTG GTTGGACCTAAAAAGGCACGTGAAATGTGGTTTTTAGCAAGATTATACACAGCTGCTGAAGCTGAGAAAATGGGACTTGTCAACACTGTTGTACCT CTTGAGAATTTAGAAAGTGAAACCATTAAATGGTGCAGAGAGATCCTAAGGAATAGCCCAACCGCTATTAGAGTTCTCAAATCAGCTTTAAATGCAGTTGATGATGGCCATACTGGACTCCAG GCACTTGGAGGAGATGCCACACTCTTATTTTATGGCACCGAGGAAGGAAATGAGGGAAAAACAGCGTATGTGGATCGCAGGCCCCCAGATTTCTCAAAATTTCCTCGACGACCTTAA
- the LOC123207366 gene encoding 1,4-dihydroxy-2-naphthoyl-CoA synthase, peroxisomal-like isoform X3, with product MAQVSEKELNSMRRRAATVANHLVPVISSSDCQYIVLNDASMNDSYHRIHGEVPTHKVVWRNECDESGKKFTDIIYKKAVGEGIAKITINRPERRNAFRPQTIKELIWAFNDARDDSSIGVIILTGQVAGYAVGGGHVLHMVCDLTIAADNAIFGQTGPKVGSFDAGYGSSIMSRLVGPKKAREMWFLARLYTAAEAEKMGLVNTVVPLENLESETIKWCREILRNSPTAIRVLKSALNAVDDGHTGLQALGGDATLLFYGTEEGNEGKTAYVDRRPPDFSKFPRRP from the exons ATGGCACAAGTTTCAGAGAAGGAGCTGAATTCAATGAGAAGGAGAGCGGCTACTGTTGCCAACCATCTTGTTCCAGTTATTTCAAGTTCTGATTGCCAGTATATTGTGTTGAATGATGCATCAATGAATGATAGTTATCACCGGATACACGGTGAAGTTCCGACACATAAAGTCGTTTGGAGAAATGAATGCGATGAGTCCGGCAAGAAATTCACTGACATTATCTATAAGAAAGCTGTTGGTGAAGGCATTGCCAAG ATTACGATTAATAGGCCAGAGAGAAGAAATGCGTTTCGGCCACAGACAATTAAAGAGCTTATTTGGGCATTTAACGATGCTAGAGATGATAGTTCAATTGGAGTCATTATTCTTACTGGGCAG GTTGCAGGTTATGCTGTTGGAGGAGGCCATGTGCTTCACATGGTTTGTGATCTCACCATTGCAGCAGATAATGCTATTTTTGGCCAAACTGGTCCAAAG GTGGGAAGTTTTGATGCTGGTTATGGAAGTTCCATCATGTCTCGCTTG GTTGGACCTAAAAAGGCACGTGAAATGTGGTTTTTAGCAAGATTATACACAGCTGCTGAAGCTGAGAAAATGGGACTTGTCAACACTGTTGTACCT CTTGAGAATTTAGAAAGTGAAACCATTAAATGGTGCAGAGAGATCCTAAGGAATAGCCCAACCGCTATTAGAGTTCTCAAATCAGCTTTAAATGCAGTTGATGATGGCCATACTGGACTCCAG GCACTTGGAGGAGATGCCACACTCTTATTTTATGGCACCGAGGAAGGAAATGAGGGAAAAACAGCGTATGTGGATCGCAGGCCCCCAGATTTCTCAAAATTTCCTCGACGACCTTAA
- the LOC123207366 gene encoding 1,4-dihydroxy-2-naphthoyl-CoA synthase, peroxisomal-like isoform X1, with protein MAQVSEKELNSMRRRAATVANHLVPVISSSDCQYIVLNDASMNDSYHRIHGEVPTHKVVWRNECDESGKKFTDIIYKKAVGEGIAKITINRPERRNAFRPQTIKELIWAFNDARDDSSIGVIILTGQGTKAFSSGGDQALRTTDGYADYENFGRLNVLDLQVQIRRLPKPVIAMVAGYAVGGGHVLHMVCDLTIAADNAIFGQTGPKVGSFDAGYGSSIMSRLVGPKKAREMWFLARLYTAAEAEKMGLVNTVVPLENLESETIKWCREILRNSPTAIRVLKSALNAVDDGHTGLQALGGDATLLFYGTEEGNEGKTAYVDRRPPDFSKFPRRP; from the exons ATGGCACAAGTTTCAGAGAAGGAGCTGAATTCAATGAGAAGGAGAGCGGCTACTGTTGCCAACCATCTTGTTCCAGTTATTTCAAGTTCTGATTGCCAGTATATTGTGTTGAATGATGCATCAATGAATGATAGTTATCACCGGATACACGGTGAAGTTCCGACACATAAAGTCGTTTGGAGAAATGAATGCGATGAGTCCGGCAAGAAATTCACTGACATTATCTATAAGAAAGCTGTTGGTGAAGGCATTGCCAAG ATTACGATTAATAGGCCAGAGAGAAGAAATGCGTTTCGGCCACAGACAATTAAAGAGCTTATTTGGGCATTTAACGATGCTAGAGATGATAGTTCAATTGGAGTCATTATTCTTACTGGGCAG GGAACCAAGGCATTTTCTAGTGGTGGTGACCAGGCTTTGAGAACCACAGATGGTTATGctgattatgaaaattttggtcGTCTTAATGTCTTGGATTTGCAG GTACAAATTCGGCGTCTTCCTAAACCTGTAATTGCAATG GTTGCAGGTTATGCTGTTGGAGGAGGCCATGTGCTTCACATGGTTTGTGATCTCACCATTGCAGCAGATAATGCTATTTTTGGCCAAACTGGTCCAAAG GTGGGAAGTTTTGATGCTGGTTATGGAAGTTCCATCATGTCTCGCTTG GTTGGACCTAAAAAGGCACGTGAAATGTGGTTTTTAGCAAGATTATACACAGCTGCTGAAGCTGAGAAAATGGGACTTGTCAACACTGTTGTACCT CTTGAGAATTTAGAAAGTGAAACCATTAAATGGTGCAGAGAGATCCTAAGGAATAGCCCAACCGCTATTAGAGTTCTCAAATCAGCTTTAAATGCAGTTGATGATGGCCATACTGGACTCCAG GCACTTGGAGGAGATGCCACACTCTTATTTTATGGCACCGAGGAAGGAAATGAGGGAAAAACAGCGTATGTGGATCGCAGGCCCCCAGATTTCTCAAAATTTCCTCGACGACCTTAA